A genomic stretch from Mycobacterium malmoense includes:
- a CDS encoding ABC transporter family substrate-binding protein, protein MQTRLQNALSHTGILLLVAGVALTGCSPAINLTPPTGSNARIGTTSDINPQDPATLRDGGNLRLALSDFPPNFNILNIDGNSAEVAAMMKATLPRAFVIGPDGSTTVDTDYFTSVELTGTAPQVVTYTINPKAVWSDGTPITWRDIASQIHATSGADNTFEIAGPNGADRVASVTRGVDDRQAIVTFAKPYAEWRGMFAGNGMLLPASMTATPAAFNKGQLDGPGPSAGPFVVSSLDRTTQRIVLTRNPKWWGKRPRLDTITYLVLDDAARLPALQNNTIDATGIGTVDQLAIAQRTKGISIRRAPAPSWSHFTFNGAPGSILADKALRIAVSKGIDRQTIAKVVQYGLTSDPVALNNHIYVAGQKGYQDNSAAVPYDPAEARRELDALGWKLNGQFREKDGRQLVIRDLFYDAQGSRVFAQIAQHSLAQIGVKLELVARAGSGFFTNYVNVGAFDIAQFGWLGDAFPLSALTQIYQSDGASNFGKIGSPEIDAAIERTLEELDPGKAQALANDLDKLIWAEGFSLPLTQSPGDVAVRSTLANFGAAGLADLNYTAIGFMRT, encoded by the coding sequence ATGCAGACTCGATTGCAAAATGCGTTGAGCCACACGGGGATTCTGCTGCTGGTGGCCGGTGTGGCGCTTACCGGCTGCTCGCCGGCCATCAACCTGACGCCGCCGACCGGCAGCAACGCCCGGATCGGCACCACCAGCGACATCAACCCGCAGGATCCCGCCACGCTGCGGGACGGCGGCAATCTGCGGCTGGCGCTCAGCGACTTTCCGCCGAACTTCAACATTCTGAACATCGACGGCAACTCGGCGGAGGTTGCCGCCATGATGAAGGCCACCTTGCCGCGGGCGTTCGTCATCGGACCGGACGGCTCGACGACCGTCGACACCGACTACTTCACCAGCGTCGAACTCACCGGGACCGCACCTCAAGTGGTCACGTACACCATCAATCCCAAGGCCGTGTGGTCCGACGGCACGCCGATCACCTGGCGCGACATCGCCAGCCAAATCCACGCCACCAGCGGCGCCGACAATACCTTCGAGATCGCCGGACCCAACGGCGCCGACCGCGTCGCTTCGGTGACCCGCGGTGTCGACGATCGGCAGGCCATCGTGACATTCGCCAAGCCGTACGCCGAGTGGCGCGGCATGTTCGCCGGCAACGGCATGCTGCTGCCCGCCAGCATGACCGCCACGCCCGCGGCGTTCAACAAGGGCCAGCTCGACGGGCCCGGCCCGTCGGCGGGTCCGTTCGTCGTCTCCTCGCTGGACCGGACCACGCAGCGAATCGTGTTGACCCGCAACCCGAAATGGTGGGGGAAGCGGCCGCGCCTGGACACCATCACCTACCTGGTGCTCGATGACGCCGCGCGGCTGCCGGCGCTGCAGAACAACACGATCGACGCGACCGGAATCGGTACGGTGGACCAGCTGGCCATCGCGCAGCGCACCAAGGGCATCTCGATCCGCCGCGCCCCCGCCCCCAGCTGGTCCCACTTCACGTTCAACGGCGCCCCCGGGTCGATCCTGGCCGACAAGGCGCTGCGGATTGCCGTGTCCAAGGGCATCGACCGTCAGACCATCGCCAAGGTCGTCCAGTACGGACTCACCAGTGACCCGGTGGCGCTGAACAACCACATCTACGTCGCCGGGCAGAAGGGCTACCAGGACAACAGTGCGGCCGTCCCCTACGACCCGGCCGAGGCGAGACGGGAGCTCGACGCCCTGGGCTGGAAGCTCAATGGCCAGTTCCGGGAGAAGGACGGTCGCCAGCTGGTCATCCGCGACCTGTTCTACGACGCGCAGGGCAGCCGGGTGTTCGCCCAGATCGCCCAGCACAGTCTCGCCCAGATCGGGGTCAAGCTCGAGCTGGTGGCCCGGGCCGGCAGCGGCTTCTTCACCAACTACGTCAACGTCGGGGCCTTCGACATCGCGCAGTTCGGCTGGCTCGGCGACGCGTTCCCCCTGTCGGCGCTGACCCAGATCTACCAGTCCGACGGCGCGAGCAACTTCGGCAAGATCGGCAGCCCGGAGATCGACGCGGCGATCGAGCGGACGCTCGAAGAGCTCGATCCCGGCAAGGCGCAGGCGTTGGCCAACGACCTCGACAAGCTCATCTGGGCCGAGGGATTCAGCCTGCCGCTCACCCAGTCTCCCGGTGACGTCGCGGTGCGTAGCACGCTGGCCAATTTCGGCGCTGCCGGTCTCGCCGACCTGAACTACACCGCGATCGGGTTCATGCGGACCTGA
- a CDS encoding alpha/beta hydrolase, translating into MTMSDKRRRAQEKLAALPGVRPVRRPISPGNAEEFDLYYVRSGRKSAHPLVIIPGGPGVASVQMYKGLRRRAAAAGLDVIMIEHRGVGMSRHDDSGADLPPEALTVNQVVDDVAAVLDDAHVDSAVVYGTSYGTYIAAGVGVRHPGRVRTMILDSPLLSRYDIVIVRDAIRGLLFDGDTPETAALASKVRKLVDAGVMTASAGEVAATIYGYGGARLLNRQLDLLLSGRTMLWRALSRLTSVVNRKVPFRYEIDLVRRIAFRELDYASEPDGLPLDPAAAIREIVSDTDAFEAEPYDLVAEMPKFTWPTVVVSGGRDLTTPPAVAERVASLIPNVVLLKLPTMAHSALDFREPAALAIAGAVCRGEFYSLTGQGPALDALPARPALRVLWKAVELAAIAEGALPAVAPLVRRA; encoded by the coding sequence ATGACGATGAGCGACAAACGGCGCCGCGCGCAGGAAAAGCTGGCGGCATTGCCCGGCGTGCGGCCGGTACGCCGGCCGATCTCACCGGGCAATGCCGAGGAGTTCGACCTGTACTACGTGCGCAGCGGGCGCAAGTCCGCCCACCCGCTGGTGATCATCCCGGGGGGCCCGGGAGTGGCGTCGGTGCAGATGTACAAGGGACTGCGGCGCCGGGCCGCCGCCGCCGGCCTCGACGTCATCATGATCGAGCACCGCGGGGTGGGAATGTCGCGCCACGACGACTCGGGCGCCGACCTGCCCCCGGAGGCGCTCACCGTGAACCAGGTCGTCGACGACGTGGCCGCGGTGCTCGACGACGCCCACGTGGACTCGGCCGTCGTCTACGGCACGTCGTACGGCACCTATATCGCCGCCGGAGTCGGCGTCCGCCATCCCGGCCGGGTGCGGACGATGATCCTCGATTCCCCGCTGCTGTCACGGTACGACATCGTGATCGTGCGCGACGCCATCCGTGGGCTGCTGTTCGACGGCGATACTCCGGAAACCGCCGCACTGGCGTCCAAGGTTCGCAAGCTCGTCGACGCCGGGGTGATGACGGCGTCGGCGGGGGAGGTCGCCGCGACCATATACGGCTACGGTGGGGCGCGGCTGCTGAATCGGCAACTCGACCTGTTGCTCAGTGGCCGAACGATGTTGTGGCGGGCGCTGTCCCGGCTCACCTCCGTGGTCAACCGCAAGGTGCCGTTCCGCTACGAAATCGATCTGGTGCGCCGCATCGCATTCCGCGAACTCGACTATGCGTCCGAACCCGACGGTCTACCGCTCGATCCCGCCGCGGCGATACGTGAAATAGTAAGCGACACTGACGCTTTCGAGGCCGAGCCGTATGATCTGGTGGCCGAGATGCCGAAATTCACGTGGCCGACGGTGGTGGTTTCCGGTGGCCGCGATCTCACCACTCCGCCGGCGGTGGCCGAGCGTGTGGCGTCGCTAATCCCGAATGTGGTGCTGTTGAAACTGCCCACCATGGCGCATAGCGCGCTGGACTTTCGTGAGCCCGCCGCCCTGGCCATCGCCGGCGCGGTATGCCGCGGCGAATTCTACTCGCTCACCGGTCAAGGGCCGGCGCTGGACGCGCTCCCGGCGCGCCCCGCGCTGCGCGTGCTGTGGAAGGCGGTCGAATTGGCGGCCATCGCCGAGGGCGCCCTGCCGGCGGTTGCGCCGCTGGTTCGCCGAGCGTAA